In Bradyrhizobium erythrophlei, a single genomic region encodes these proteins:
- a CDS encoding FMN-binding protein, whose amino-acid sequence MTEWIRYVLPAAAVASVASPAYAMQYLSIEEAQKQAFPSATQFTEVQSGRIWKAEAGGRVAGFFIFDRVVGKHLYIDYAVALTPAGAVHGVEILQYRESYGGEIRSPSWLAQFVGKTNANPLKINGDIRNIAGATLSSTHVTEGVKRILATYGSRLK is encoded by the coding sequence ATGACGGAATGGATTCGATATGTGCTGCCGGCGGCTGCGGTAGCGTCGGTCGCATCGCCTGCCTATGCGATGCAATACCTTTCGATCGAGGAAGCGCAGAAGCAGGCGTTTCCGTCGGCCACCCAGTTCACCGAAGTTCAGTCGGGAAGGATCTGGAAGGCCGAAGCGGGCGGACGTGTCGCGGGCTTTTTCATTTTCGACCGGGTCGTCGGCAAGCACCTTTATATCGACTACGCCGTCGCACTGACGCCCGCAGGGGCGGTGCACGGCGTTGAGATCCTGCAATATCGCGAATCGTACGGCGGCGAGATCAGAAGCCCCAGCTGGCTCGCTCAATTTGTCGGAAAGACGAACGCCAACCCGCTCAAGATCAATGGCGATATCAGGAATATTGCGGGCGCGACGCTGTCCTCGACGCATGTCACCGAGGGCGTGAAACGCATACTGGCGACGTATGGCAGCCGGCTTAAATAG
- the feoB gene encoding ferrous iron transporter B: MEAPLMHLALVGTPNSGKTSLFNALTGSRQKVANYPGVTVERKEGFFVTPLGRQASIVDLPGTYSLRGRSPDEEITRDFVLGRAAGEKPPDLVLCVADSTNLRLTIRLLLELKRTGRPLMLVLNMFDIATRRGVTVDAARMSEMLGVPVVTSIAVRKSGIAELLRKTDEIAAQSETAVRENLWKPLSVADLRATQREADRIIGETVSLPARPDTWSGRIDAVVLHPVAGLLILGLVLFVMFQAVFAWAQPLMELLSDGFSALGQLVHDTLPAGLLQSFLQNGAISGVGSVIVFLPQIIIIFLFILLLEDFGYMARAAFLMDRIMGGAGLHGRAFIPLLSSFACAIPGIMATRVIDNRRDRLTTILIAPLMTCSARIPVYTLIISAFIPDQQVWGWINLRGLVMFGLYAAGIGSALLVSFLIKFFMLRDYAPAPFMLELPDYKLPRLKSIAIGIYTRAKMFLVRAGTTIFSMMVLIWFLASFPQPPAGAEGPAINYSLAAMIGHALAPLFAPLGFNWQIVVALIPGMAAREVAVAALGTVYAIEGGKEAADQIGQVLATKWSLATALSLLAWYIFAPQCASTLAVIRRETGGTKWMVVTFLYMFVLAYAASLVTYNVAVAFGAG, encoded by the coding sequence ATGGAAGCTCCGTTAATGCATCTCGCTTTGGTGGGGACGCCCAACAGCGGCAAGACGTCGCTGTTCAACGCGCTGACGGGCAGCCGCCAAAAGGTCGCGAATTATCCCGGCGTCACCGTCGAGCGCAAGGAAGGCTTCTTCGTCACCCCGCTGGGGCGGCAGGCCTCGATCGTCGATTTGCCCGGCACCTATTCGTTGCGCGGCCGCAGCCCCGATGAGGAAATCACCCGGGATTTCGTGCTGGGCCGCGCCGCCGGCGAAAAGCCCCCGGATCTCGTCCTGTGCGTGGCGGATTCCACCAACCTGCGGCTGACCATCCGTCTTCTGCTCGAACTGAAGCGGACCGGCCGGCCGTTGATGCTGGTGCTGAACATGTTCGATATCGCGACGCGGCGCGGCGTCACCGTCGATGCCGCGCGCATGTCGGAAATGTTGGGCGTTCCGGTAGTGACGTCGATTGCGGTACGCAAAAGCGGCATCGCCGAGCTATTGCGCAAGACCGATGAAATCGCGGCGCAGTCGGAGACGGCGGTCCGCGAAAATCTCTGGAAGCCGCTTTCGGTCGCTGATTTGCGCGCCACCCAGCGCGAGGCCGACCGGATTATCGGCGAGACCGTCAGTCTTCCAGCCAGACCCGACACCTGGTCGGGCCGGATCGACGCCGTGGTGCTGCACCCGGTCGCTGGACTTCTCATCCTTGGCCTCGTGCTGTTCGTGATGTTCCAGGCGGTGTTCGCCTGGGCGCAGCCGCTGATGGAGCTTCTGTCGGACGGTTTTTCCGCGCTCGGCCAGCTGGTGCACGATACGCTGCCGGCAGGGCTGTTGCAGAGTTTCCTGCAAAACGGCGCGATCTCCGGCGTCGGCAGCGTCATCGTGTTCCTGCCGCAGATCATCATCATATTCCTGTTCATCCTGCTGCTCGAAGACTTTGGCTACATGGCGCGTGCGGCGTTTCTGATGGACCGCATCATGGGTGGTGCGGGCCTGCACGGCCGCGCCTTCATTCCCCTGCTATCGAGCTTTGCCTGCGCGATTCCCGGCATCATGGCGACGCGTGTCATCGACAACCGTCGCGACCGGCTGACCACGATCCTGATCGCGCCGCTGATGACCTGTTCGGCGCGAATCCCGGTCTACACCCTGATTATCTCGGCGTTCATTCCGGACCAGCAGGTCTGGGGCTGGATCAACCTCAGGGGGCTCGTGATGTTCGGCCTCTATGCGGCCGGCATCGGCAGTGCCTTGCTCGTCTCGTTCCTGATCAAGTTTTTCATGCTGCGTGACTATGCGCCCGCGCCGTTCATGCTGGAGTTGCCGGACTATAAATTGCCGCGGCTGAAGAGCATCGCGATCGGCATCTACACGCGAGCGAAGATGTTTTTGGTGCGCGCCGGCACCACAATCTTCTCGATGATGGTGCTGATCTGGTTCCTGGCGTCGTTTCCGCAGCCGCCCGCCGGCGCCGAAGGGCCCGCCATCAACTACAGCCTGGCCGCAATGATCGGACATGCGCTGGCGCCGCTGTTTGCGCCGCTTGGCTTCAACTGGCAAATCGTGGTGGCGCTGATTCCTGGCATGGCCGCGCGCGAAGTGGCGGTCGCTGCGCTCGGCACGGTCTACGCCATCGAGGGCGGCAAAGAGGCTGCGGATCAGATCGGGCAGGTGCTGGCCACCAAATGGAGCCTGGCGACGGCGCTGTCGCTGCTTGCCTGGTACATCTTCGCCCCGCAATGCGCCTCGACGCTGGCAGTAATCCGGCGCGAGACCGGCGGCACGAAATGGATGGTGGTGACGTTCCTCTATATGTTCGTGCTGGCCTATGCGGCGAGCCTCGTCACCTACAACGTCGCGGTCGCCTTCGGCGCCGGCTAG
- a CDS encoding DUF2239 family protein codes for MTSMGNFTAFIGQRRLATGPLADVSLAIRKSTKPAGHQPILIFDDTSGRSVDIDLRGTDEEVLARFPSSTPATEPPAPEPRGRGRPKLGVIAREVTLLPRHWDWLASQPGGASVALRKLVEEARRTNGDRDRHRAARDAAYHFMSAMAGNFNGFEEASRALFADDRRRFGELIAAWPDDIRDHIIRLVEWI; via the coding sequence ATGACCTCCATGGGAAACTTCACCGCCTTCATTGGACAGCGCCGCCTGGCCACAGGTCCGCTTGCCGATGTCAGCTTGGCGATCAGGAAATCGACGAAACCTGCCGGTCACCAGCCAATCCTCATTTTCGACGACACCAGCGGAAGATCCGTCGATATCGACCTGCGCGGAACGGACGAGGAAGTCCTTGCTCGATTCCCGTCTTCGACGCCGGCGACTGAGCCGCCTGCACCGGAGCCGCGGGGCCGGGGCCGGCCGAAACTCGGCGTCATCGCGCGCGAGGTGACGTTATTGCCCCGTCACTGGGACTGGCTTGCCAGCCAGCCCGGCGGGGCGTCGGTGGCTCTGCGAAAGCTGGTCGAGGAAGCCCGCCGCACCAACGGCGATCGCGACCGTCATCGCGCCGCAAGGGACGCGGCCTATCATTTCATGTCGGCGATGGCCGGGAATTTCAACGGCTTCGAGGAAGCCTCGCGGGCCCTGTTCGCCGACGACCGCAGGCGATTCGGCGAACTGATCGCCGCCTGGCCCGACGATATTCGCGACCATATCATACGGCTAGTGGAGTGGATTTGA
- a CDS encoding FeoA family protein, which produces MTAIDQSSTPPEMRLGLAKRGYSGVIQHLDATEVNSSLPAIELESRLIELGFVEGARVEVLHEGIIGRDPIAVRVENVTVAVRRREAMAVVVV; this is translated from the coding sequence ATGACCGCCATCGATCAAAGCAGTACGCCACCCGAGATGCGGCTTGGCCTCGCCAAGCGCGGCTATTCCGGTGTGATCCAGCATCTTGATGCCACTGAGGTGAACTCCTCGCTTCCCGCGATCGAACTGGAAAGCCGTCTCATCGAGCTCGGCTTCGTCGAGGGAGCCAGGGTCGAGGTGCTCCACGAGGGCATTATCGGGCGTGATCCGATTGCCGTTCGCGTCGAGAACGTGACGGTCGCGGTGCGCCGACGCGAGGCGATGGCCGTCGTAGTCGTCTGA
- a CDS encoding LON peptidase substrate-binding domain-containing protein: protein MPINAEYRGPSDLPEIIPVFPLPGALLLPRGQMPLNIFEPRYLAMVDDAFRDGHRLIGMIQPDVSHSPDEAHPKLFHVGCVGRITQLAESGDGRYVLELTGIARFKIVEEPKVLTQYRQCKVDYFPYIDDFAARKGEEAVDREALLKALTEFLDANNLKVDWEGIENAPNEALVNALAMMSPYGPPEKQAMLEAPDLKTRAEILIAVTEMDLAKKRTSNDSGLQ, encoded by the coding sequence ATGCCGATCAATGCCGAATATCGCGGACCTTCAGACCTTCCCGAAATTATTCCGGTATTTCCGCTGCCCGGCGCATTGCTGCTGCCGCGCGGGCAGATGCCGCTCAATATTTTCGAGCCGCGCTATCTGGCGATGGTCGACGACGCGTTCCGCGACGGCCATCGGCTGATCGGGATGATCCAGCCCGACGTCTCGCATTCACCGGACGAAGCCCATCCGAAACTGTTTCATGTCGGTTGCGTCGGGCGCATCACCCAGCTTGCCGAGTCCGGCGACGGCCGCTACGTCCTCGAACTCACCGGCATTGCCCGCTTCAAGATCGTCGAAGAGCCGAAGGTGCTGACCCAGTACCGGCAATGCAAGGTCGATTACTTTCCGTATATCGACGACTTTGCCGCTCGCAAAGGCGAGGAGGCCGTCGATCGGGAGGCTCTCCTGAAAGCGCTGACGGAATTTCTCGACGCCAACAATCTCAAGGTCGACTGGGAGGGCATCGAAAACGCGCCCAACGAAGCGCTGGTCAACGCGCTGGCGATGATGTCGCCTTACGGCCCGCCGGAGAAACAGGCGATGCTGGAAGCGCCCGATCTGAAGACGCGCGCCGAAATCCTCATCGCCGTGACCGAGATGGATCTCGCCAAGAAGCGCACCAGCAACGATTCCGGACTGCAATAG
- a CDS encoding 2-hydroxychromene-2-carboxylate isomerase, with product MSAVAPQFMFDFGSPNAFLSHEAIPAIEKRIGAKFDYVPVLLGGIFKATNNKSPAETLAGIKNKREFHAIETERFIKRFGVRPYAWNPFFPVNTLNLMRAAVAAQMEGVLAKYVDAAFHHMWVEPKKMDDPEIALAALASSGLDAKRLLARAGEADVKAKLIENTQNAVERGAFGSPTFFVGNEMFFGKEQLRDVEDLMLGK from the coding sequence ATGAGCGCTGTTGCTCCGCAATTCATGTTCGATTTCGGCAGCCCCAACGCGTTCCTCAGCCATGAGGCCATTCCGGCGATCGAAAAGCGGATCGGGGCGAAGTTCGACTATGTGCCGGTCCTGCTCGGCGGCATTTTCAAGGCCACCAACAACAAGTCGCCCGCCGAGACGCTGGCGGGCATCAAGAACAAGCGCGAATTCCACGCGATCGAAACCGAGAGGTTCATCAAGCGCTTCGGGGTCAGACCCTACGCCTGGAACCCGTTTTTTCCGGTCAATACCCTAAACCTGATGCGCGCGGCGGTCGCAGCACAGATGGAGGGCGTGTTGGCAAAATATGTCGACGCCGCCTTTCACCACATGTGGGTCGAGCCGAAGAAAATGGACGATCCGGAAATTGCGCTGGCTGCGCTAGCGTCGTCGGGGCTCGATGCAAAGCGGCTGCTGGCACGCGCGGGCGAGGCCGATGTGAAGGCGAAGCTGATCGAAAATACGCAAAATGCGGTCGAACGTGGCGCATTCGGTTCGCCGACGTTTTTCGTCGGCAACGAGATGTTCTTCGGCAAGGAGCAGTTGCGCGACGTCGAGGACCTGATGTTGGGGAAGTAG
- a CDS encoding SDR family oxidoreductase, which yields MQKRDATVAVIGAGDYIGAEIAKKFAAEGFTVFAGRRDGAKLEPLVKDIEAAGGSIVARALDARKEDEVAAFLNDADKHAPLEVTIFNVGANVNFPILETTDRVFRKVWEMACWAGFLAGRESARLMLPRGKGNIFFTGATASLRGGSGFAAFASAKFGLRGVAQSMARELGPKNIHVAHLIIDSGVDTAWVRERREQLWGKEALNNPDLLMPPASVAASYWQLYQQPRSAWTFELEIRPFGEKW from the coding sequence ATGCAAAAACGTGACGCCACGGTGGCCGTGATCGGCGCCGGCGACTATATCGGCGCCGAGATCGCCAAAAAATTTGCCGCAGAGGGATTTACCGTCTTCGCCGGCCGGCGCGATGGCGCCAAGCTCGAGCCACTGGTGAAGGACATCGAGGCGGCGGGCGGATCGATCGTGGCGCGCGCGCTCGACGCGCGAAAAGAAGACGAAGTCGCCGCTTTCCTGAACGATGCCGACAAGCATGCGCCACTGGAAGTGACCATTTTCAATGTCGGCGCCAACGTCAATTTTCCGATCCTGGAGACCACCGACCGCGTGTTCCGCAAGGTGTGGGAGATGGCCTGCTGGGCCGGCTTCCTGGCCGGGCGCGAGTCGGCGCGGCTGATGCTGCCGCGCGGGAAAGGAAACATCTTCTTCACGGGCGCGACGGCTTCGCTGCGGGGCGGCTCGGGCTTTGCCGCCTTTGCCAGCGCCAAATTCGGACTTCGCGGCGTGGCGCAATCGATGGCGCGGGAGCTCGGACCGAAGAACATCCATGTCGCGCATCTGATCATCGATTCCGGCGTCGACACCGCCTGGGTACGCGAGCGGCGCGAGCAGCTCTGGGGCAAGGAAGCGCTCAACAATCCGGACTTGCTGATGCCGCCGGCGTCCGTCGCCGCCTCCTACTGGCAGCTCTATCAACAGCCGCGCAGCGCCTGGACGTTCGAGCTCGAGATTCGCCCGTTCGGCGAAAAGTGGTAA
- a CDS encoding c-type cytochrome, giving the protein MTVTSLAADLEAGKKKAELCAACHGDVGISQMENVPSLAGQPDQFIQWQLVFFRAGTRKNEQMQPIVEQIDNEDIRNLGAYFASLTPPKAPPDDNPDLSQKGAQAAVGRRCASCHTDSFAGTKAVARIAGQREEYLLKALRDYKSGVRSGGGMAAMADVAYPLSEEEIIALAHYLAHL; this is encoded by the coding sequence ATGACGGTAACGTCGCTGGCTGCCGACCTTGAGGCCGGCAAGAAAAAAGCCGAACTCTGCGCAGCCTGTCACGGCGATGTTGGCATCTCGCAAATGGAAAACGTTCCCTCACTGGCGGGGCAGCCGGACCAGTTCATCCAGTGGCAGCTGGTGTTCTTCCGCGCCGGCACGCGCAAGAACGAGCAGATGCAGCCCATCGTCGAGCAGATCGACAATGAGGATATTCGCAATCTCGGCGCCTACTTTGCCTCGCTCACGCCTCCGAAGGCGCCGCCGGACGACAACCCCGATTTGTCGCAAAAGGGCGCGCAGGCCGCCGTCGGCCGGCGCTGCGCCTCCTGCCATACCGACAGCTTCGCGGGCACCAAGGCAGTGGCGCGCATTGCGGGCCAGCGCGAGGAATATCTCCTCAAGGCGCTGCGTGACTACAAATCCGGCGTACGATCCGGCGGCGGCATGGCGGCGATGGCCGACGTCGCCTATCCCCTAAGCGAGGAAGAGATCATCGCGCTCGCGCATTACCTTGCGCATCTCTGA
- the panE gene encoding 2-dehydropantoate 2-reductase, with amino-acid sequence MRILVVGAGAIGGYFGGRLLQAGRDVTFLVRPKRASELASAGLVIKSPNGDVTLTSPPTVQADKLDKTFDLVLLSCKAFDLEDAIKSFAPAVGPTTAILPLLNGMKHLDVLEQHFGANAVLGGQCAIAVTLNAQREIVQLTPMQSLGFGERDGKMSDRVRSIADVMAAGKFGAAASTQVIQDMWEKWVFLASLAASTSTMRAAVGPILAAPGGRDFILGILDECSAVATAEGHAPAGPFSERAKGMLTAEGSQLTASMFRDIKAGAKVEADHVIGDLIARGDAAKVPVPRLKIAYTHLKAYENGRG; translated from the coding sequence ATGCGTATCCTGGTGGTCGGAGCCGGCGCAATCGGCGGATATTTCGGCGGCCGCCTGTTGCAGGCCGGCCGCGACGTGACGTTTCTGGTCCGCCCCAAGCGCGCATCCGAACTCGCCTCCGCCGGTCTGGTGATCAAGAGCCCGAATGGCGACGTGACACTGACATCGCCGCCGACGGTCCAAGCCGACAAACTCGACAAGACCTTCGACCTCGTCTTGTTGAGCTGCAAGGCGTTCGACCTCGAAGACGCGATCAAGTCGTTTGCGCCGGCGGTCGGACCGACGACTGCCATTCTTCCGTTGCTCAACGGCATGAAGCACCTGGACGTTCTGGAGCAGCACTTTGGCGCGAATGCGGTCCTTGGCGGGCAATGCGCGATTGCGGTCACGCTCAACGCGCAGCGCGAGATTGTCCAGCTCACGCCGATGCAGTCGCTCGGCTTCGGCGAGCGCGACGGCAAGATGTCAGACCGCGTACGCTCGATCGCCGACGTCATGGCAGCCGGCAAATTCGGCGCCGCCGCGAGCACGCAAGTCATCCAGGACATGTGGGAGAAGTGGGTATTTCTTGCCTCGCTCGCTGCCTCGACCAGCACGATGCGCGCTGCCGTTGGCCCTATTCTGGCGGCCCCGGGCGGCAGGGATTTCATCCTCGGCATTCTCGATGAATGCAGCGCTGTCGCTACGGCTGAAGGTCACGCGCCCGCCGGTCCATTCTCCGAACGCGCGAAGGGCATGTTGACCGCGGAAGGTTCGCAACTCACGGCCTCGATGTTCCGCGACATCAAGGCGGGTGCGAAGGTCGAGGCCGATCATGTGATCGGCGACCTGATTGCGCGCGGTGATGCGGCGAAAGTGCCGGTGCCGAGGCTGAAGATCGCCTACACGCACCTGAAGGCGTATGAGAACGGGCGCGGCTAA
- a CDS encoding PQQ-dependent sugar dehydrogenase, with translation MKSTFHRSVLAFATILAVGATGPAAAQDKPLKKYESGKKEFWTHPPDDWFLGDETEAQKGLAPPSGPPTGASDAELASLIKKIKLPEGFKIEVYASGVLAARQMAWGDKGTLFVGSFGLGNVYAIKDAGGKKEVKTILKGLNMPTGLAFRDGALYVIAVDKLIRYDNAEANLDNLGQGKVVYDDMPSYAAHGWKYLAADKDGWFYIPFGPPFNIGIPPTSVSQIRRVDPKTGNAEIVALGVRNSVGGDVDPRSGKYWFTENARDWISDDMPSDKLNMISKLGEHFGYPYCHQGDTPDDKFAMGHQCSEFAPPALNLGAHVAPLGMKFYTGDQFPAEYKNAILIAEHGSWNRHKYQGARIVRVNVDPDGKNAKETVFASGWIEGDQGYLGRPDDIILDKDGSILVADDWAGAIYRISYQK, from the coding sequence ATGAAATCGACGTTCCATCGATCCGTTCTTGCGTTCGCAACCATCCTGGCCGTTGGGGCGACCGGTCCGGCTGCCGCGCAAGACAAGCCTTTGAAGAAATACGAATCCGGCAAAAAGGAATTCTGGACCCATCCGCCGGACGATTGGTTCCTTGGCGATGAGACCGAGGCACAGAAAGGCCTGGCGCCGCCGTCGGGTCCGCCGACCGGCGCTTCCGACGCCGAACTCGCCTCGCTGATCAAGAAGATCAAGCTGCCGGAAGGCTTCAAGATCGAGGTCTATGCCTCGGGCGTACTCGCCGCGCGGCAAATGGCCTGGGGCGACAAGGGCACGCTGTTCGTCGGCTCGTTCGGGCTCGGCAATGTCTACGCCATCAAGGACGCCGGCGGGAAAAAAGAGGTCAAGACCATCCTTAAAGGCCTGAACATGCCCACTGGCCTCGCCTTCCGCGACGGCGCGCTCTACGTCATCGCGGTCGACAAGCTGATCCGCTACGACAACGCCGAAGCCAATCTCGACAATCTGGGCCAGGGCAAGGTCGTCTATGACGACATGCCGTCCTACGCGGCGCATGGCTGGAAATATCTCGCCGCCGACAAGGACGGCTGGTTCTACATTCCGTTCGGACCGCCCTTCAACATCGGCATTCCGCCGACCAGCGTCTCGCAGATCCGCCGCGTCGACCCCAAGACCGGCAACGCGGAAATCGTCGCGCTCGGTGTCCGCAACAGTGTCGGCGGCGACGTCGATCCGCGCAGCGGAAAATACTGGTTCACCGAGAATGCGCGCGACTGGATCAGTGACGACATGCCGAGCGACAAGCTCAACATGATCTCAAAACTCGGCGAGCATTTCGGCTATCCATATTGTCATCAGGGCGACACGCCCGATGACAAATTCGCGATGGGTCACCAATGTTCGGAGTTTGCGCCGCCCGCTCTCAATCTCGGTGCGCACGTGGCTCCGCTCGGCATGAAGTTCTATACCGGCGATCAATTTCCGGCTGAGTACAAGAACGCGATCCTGATCGCCGAACACGGTTCGTGGAATCGGCACAAGTATCAGGGCGCACGCATCGTCCGCGTCAACGTCGATCCGGATGGCAAGAACGCCAAGGAAACCGTGTTCGCCTCAGGCTGGATCGAAGGCGACCAGGGCTATCTCGGCCGCCCCGACGACATCATCCTCGACAAGGACGGATCGATTCTCGTGGCCGACGACTGGGCTGGCGCGATCTATCGCATCAGCTATCAGAAGTAG
- a CDS encoding FAD:protein FMN transferase — protein MRRARPLLGTFVEIEASGPDRAEVNRAVDAAFEAVAVVHRLMSFHDSESDVSRLNREAFDRPVKVHAWTFRVLETSVELHHRSNGVFDVAVAPALQSMGVLPKLDADAPIDAQARTPDAIELRNGQMVRFRHRQARIDLGGIAKGFAVDRALEALRESGSLAWGLVNAGGDLAAFGAQVQSAHVRYPRDPGRVVCRVEFANEALASTARRFDPFRSVETSGSAIIGPDGQAPANAIDGVTVRAPSCMIADALTKIVAISGTDAAGLLELYNASALLITSDGEVQISSDWQNAVHLAA, from the coding sequence ATGCGCCGCGCCAGACCCTTGCTCGGGACTTTCGTGGAGATCGAGGCGAGTGGGCCCGATCGGGCAGAGGTCAATCGCGCGGTTGATGCGGCGTTCGAGGCGGTCGCGGTCGTTCACCGGCTGATGAGCTTTCACGATTCCGAAAGCGACGTCAGCCGTCTCAACCGCGAAGCCTTCGATCGCCCGGTCAAGGTTCACGCATGGACCTTCCGCGTGCTTGAGACAAGCGTGGAGCTTCATCACCGGTCGAACGGTGTGTTTGACGTCGCTGTCGCGCCGGCCCTTCAGTCCATGGGAGTCTTGCCGAAGCTCGACGCCGATGCGCCGATCGATGCGCAGGCGCGCACGCCGGACGCGATCGAGCTGCGCAATGGGCAGATGGTCCGCTTTCGGCATCGCCAGGCGAGAATTGACCTTGGTGGAATCGCGAAGGGTTTTGCCGTCGATCGCGCGCTGGAGGCGCTTCGCGAATCGGGTTCGCTGGCCTGGGGTCTCGTGAATGCCGGCGGTGATCTCGCCGCTTTTGGAGCGCAGGTGCAATCGGCTCATGTTCGCTATCCCCGCGATCCCGGCCGCGTGGTCTGCCGTGTCGAATTCGCCAACGAAGCGCTGGCATCTACCGCGCGCCGGTTCGATCCCTTCCGGTCCGTAGAAACGTCAGGATCGGCGATCATCGGTCCCGACGGTCAAGCTCCGGCAAATGCGATCGACGGTGTGACCGTCCGGGCTCCATCCTGCATGATTGCCGACGCCTTGACCAAAATCGTCGCGATTTCCGGCACGGACGCAGCCGGTTTGCTTGAGCTTTACAATGCAAGTGCGCTACTGATCACCTCGGACGGTGAGGTCCAGATCTCCTCTGATTGGCAAAACGCAGTACACCTTGCGGCTTAG
- the trxA gene encoding thioredoxin — MTILEGNGAAPQAATDLIKETTTQSFVKDVIEESKRQPVLIDFWAPWCGPCRQLTPILEKVVRAGNGKVKLVKMNIDEHPAIPGQMGIQSIPAVIAFVNGQPADGFMGAVPESQVTAFVNKLTAGMPGEPNIAEILKEAETLLAEGDASNAASIYAEVLSADATNIAAMAGLAKCYATTGAIDQAKKTLAMVPESKRGDAAVKAVQAAIDLAEQAKSLGPIAELEQKVAANPLDHQARFDLATALNAAGKRTEATQQLLEIVKRDRKWNEDGARKQLVQFFDAWGATDEATVEGRKRLSTILFA, encoded by the coding sequence GTGACGATATTAGAGGGCAATGGAGCCGCGCCGCAGGCCGCGACCGACCTGATCAAGGAGACGACGACCCAGAGTTTCGTCAAGGACGTTATCGAGGAATCCAAACGGCAGCCGGTGCTGATCGACTTTTGGGCGCCATGGTGCGGTCCCTGCCGCCAGCTCACTCCTATCCTTGAAAAGGTCGTCCGTGCCGGCAACGGCAAGGTCAAGCTCGTCAAGATGAACATCGACGAGCATCCTGCGATTCCCGGCCAGATGGGAATCCAGTCGATTCCGGCCGTGATCGCCTTCGTCAACGGCCAACCCGCCGACGGCTTCATGGGCGCGGTGCCCGAAAGCCAGGTGACGGCCTTCGTCAACAAACTGACGGCCGGCATGCCCGGCGAGCCGAACATTGCCGAAATCCTGAAAGAGGCCGAAACCCTGCTCGCCGAGGGCGACGCATCCAACGCCGCCTCGATCTATGCCGAGGTGCTTTCGGCAGACGCCACCAACATCGCGGCAATGGCGGGACTGGCGAAATGCTACGCCACCACCGGGGCGATCGATCAGGCCAAGAAGACGCTGGCGATGGTGCCTGAATCCAAACGCGGCGACGCCGCGGTGAAGGCCGTGCAGGCCGCGATCGATCTGGCCGAACAGGCCAAATCGCTTGGGCCGATCGCCGAACTCGAACAGAAAGTCGCCGCAAATCCGCTTGATCATCAGGCGCGGTTTGATCTCGCGACCGCGCTCAACGCCGCCGGCAAGCGCACGGAGGCGACACAGCAACTGCTCGAAATCGTCAAGCGTGACCGTAAATGGAACGAGGACGGCGCGCGCAAGCAGCTGGTACAGTTCTTCGACGCGTGGGGCGCCACCGACGAAGCGACCGTCGAGGGACGAAAGCGGCTGTCGACGATCCTGTTTGCGTAG
- a CDS encoding glutathione S-transferase family protein, whose amino-acid sequence MLIVHHLNNSRSQRVLWLLEELGVPYDILRYQRQPDMRAPAELRAIHPLGKSPVVTDNGNTIAESGAIVEYLVGAYGNGRLIPPPNTPERLRYTYWLHYAEGSAMPPLLLKLLFTLMPKRAPALLRPLVRKVSNQALLGLVNPQLKQHMAFWEGELSKSEWFTGDAFTAADIQMSFPLEAAAARGGLEQGHPKAMAFLDRIHARPAYQRALEKGGPYTVGR is encoded by the coding sequence ATGTTGATCGTCCATCACCTCAACAATTCCCGTTCCCAGCGCGTGCTATGGCTGCTGGAAGAACTCGGCGTTCCCTACGACATCTTGCGCTATCAGCGTCAGCCGGACATGCGCGCGCCGGCCGAACTGCGCGCCATTCATCCGCTCGGAAAATCGCCCGTCGTCACCGACAACGGCAACACCATCGCCGAGTCCGGCGCGATCGTGGAATATCTCGTCGGCGCGTATGGCAACGGTCGTCTGATTCCGCCGCCGAATACGCCGGAGCGGCTGCGCTACACCTACTGGCTGCACTATGCGGAAGGGTCGGCGATGCCGCCGCTGCTGCTGAAACTGTTGTTCACGCTGATGCCGAAGCGGGCGCCGGCGTTGCTCCGCCCGCTGGTGCGCAAGGTCTCCAATCAAGCGCTGCTCGGTCTCGTTAATCCGCAGCTCAAGCAGCATATGGCCTTCTGGGAAGGCGAGCTTTCCAAGAGCGAGTGGTTCACCGGCGATGCGTTCACCGCCGCCGATATCCAGATGAGCTTTCCACTGGAGGCGGCGGCGGCGCGCGGCGGTCTCGAGCAAGGTCATCCGAAAGCGATGGCGTTTCTCGATCGCATCCATGCGCGGCCTGCCTATCAGCGCGCGCTGGAAAAAGGTGGGCCTTACACGGTCGGGCGGTGA